Proteins encoded in a region of the Roseateles sp. SL47 genome:
- a CDS encoding DUF7681 family protein has translation MDNQHKQITGYRDLSQAEIDGMNRIKAHAQQIGALFDELKDVPGIDQRWLSVGRTHCQQGFMAATRAIAQPTTF, from the coding sequence ATGGACAACCAGCACAAGCAGATCACCGGCTATCGCGACCTGAGCCAGGCGGAGATCGATGGCATGAACCGCATCAAGGCGCATGCCCAGCAGATCGGCGCGCTGTTCGACGAGCTGAAGGACGTGCCTGGCATCGACCAGCGCTGGCTGTCTGTCGGCCGCACGCATTGCCAGCAAGGCTTTATGGCGGCCACGCGCGCGATCGCGCAGCCCACCACGTTCTGA